From the Scylla paramamosain isolate STU-SP2022 chromosome 15, ASM3559412v1, whole genome shotgun sequence genome, one window contains:
- the LOC135107702 gene encoding alpha-L-iduronidase-like isoform X1, with the protein MMRLLLLLVALFIITGEVRARREGREAGADVEEYASYVRASSPILITAEPHSHQHHRHQHHHYLHNATATHQQGASQAGHETALLHFNGRSARRRARARWKQRQHRGGRRAAGVRVVVEGAAEAGPLPHFWRSTGLSPPLPHSSPQPFLLSPDELLNLAMVGSLPHQAISQARIHWLFGLVNATLSSGAPQYNFTQLDTLMTHLHQYRLSPGFELMGNPGGIFTDLENATQVSWWRLLVGQTAARYVELFGLDWVSTWRWETWNEPDHHDFDNLSFTVQGFLNYFEACRAGLLDVSPRLRLGGPGGSCRDPSFSRMCWALLDHCDRRAPARCLDYISVHKKGQEDADSILTQELLTSAMIRSTFTNLRHVPLVNDEGDFLKGWWRGAEWRADSRYAALVVRAVAIHLPALAVLRYELLSFDNAFLNYRPSFFNQRTLVARFQMNSTSWRHVQLVKKPAYAVMGLLSLLGDRTTDRTLQGFDDRLSVIASCRHCRSKVPTSLPGQKSHDHSGAEQQTGGDVAEPDHDLHVYPSDNSPETEARSGREERDEETKEGVAEEEKEGEEEEGIEEAKTNIPSSLLNHKHHDPTLNLLLPNSRRNTRRGHTHADRKRGSTVDAKSVGEASVAATGPVFGRGRPRLHSQASHTQRLPSTGIGEDATAVWSFETNEGVAASPRPEEGGNEGGRREMVAGVENEEIKEDTAEREENDGGIEEWDGKNAQENENGEERREYNENTEDSDEIKEVNGEKLEQDEGKDEKEEKEEAEKKEQEEKKGEPPGAAWEAAVLVSLSDGPTRSPPGACRKVAVEVNIPSFLLGGVMHAAVYRLRGSWPGPYEAWQQLGRPEEPSRLQLAFMRTYENPRRQGPIQVATRSRVVVPVRLCAPDVWLLHLCQPSTAVPGQVVGVAVTGVTPWDALVTWADLRISTRCVLRYEVEHSGAGRGGPYIRVSRLNITDNNFWHALPQAGQRTVRGWYRVRVITYWGSTGPYSFPVYHRPSSTPPAAHPSPSQNRGSEVQREEDRGKEASLMDNS; encoded by the exons ATGATGaggctgctgttactgctagtGGCGCTTTTCATCATCACCGGGGAGGTGCGTgcgagaagagaaggacgagaagcTGGTGCTGATGTAGAGGAATATGCAAGTTATGTCAGAGCATCATCACCAATACTCATAACAGCCGAGCCTCACTCCCACCAgcatcaccgccaccagcaccaccactacctgcaCAACGCTACAG CGACTCACCAGCAAGGGGCCTCACAAGCTGGTCATGAAACGGCGCTGCTTCACTTTAACGGAAGGAGCGCAAGGCGAAGAGCACGAGCCAGGTGGAAGCAGAGGCAGCATCGTGGAGGCAGGCGTGCGGCGGgcgtgagggtggtggtggagggcgcgGCGGAGGCGGGACCGCTGCCACACTTCTGGCGCAGCACCGGCCTCAG ccctcCTCTGCCACACTCCTCGCCTCAGCCTTTCCTGCTCAGCCCAGACGAGCTCCTCAACCTGGCTATGGTGGGCTCCCTCCCGCACCAGGCCATCTCCCAGGCCCGCATCCACTGGCTGTTCGGCCTCGTCAACGCTAC CCTGAGCAGCGGAGCCCCACAGTACAACTTCACCCAGCTTGACACTCTCATGACGCACCTCCACCAATACCGCCTCAGCCCTGGCTTCGAACTCATGGGAAACCCGGGCGGCATCTTTACTGACCTCGAGAACGCCACACAGGTCAGCTGGTGGCGCCTCCTGGTGGGGCAGACGGCGGCTAGATACGTGG AACTCTTCGGGCTGGACTGGGTATCCACGTGGCGCTGGGAGACGTGGAATGAACCTGATCACCACGATTTCGATAACCTCTCCTTCACAGTGCAGG GCTTTCTCAATTACTTCGAGGCGTGTCGGGCTGGACTGCTTGACGTCTCGCCGCGGCTTAGGCTGGGAGGGCCCGGGGGTTCCTGTCGCGACCCGTCCTTCTCCCGCATGTGCTGGGCGCTGCTGGACCACTGTGATCGCCGCGCCCCCGCCCGCTGCCTCGACTATATCTCCGTCCACaagaagg GGCAGGAGGACGCGGACAGCATACTGACGCAGGAGCTTCTTACCTCGGCCATGATTCGCAGCACCTTCACAAACCTTCGTCACGTTCCTTTGGTTAACGA CGAGGGGGACTTCCTGAAGGGGTGGTGGCGAGGTGCTGAGTGGCGCGCGGACAGCCGATACGCCGCCCTGGTAGTTCGAGCTGTCGCCATTCACCTCCCTGCCCTCGCTGTCCTGCGCTACGAACTGCTTAGCTTTGATAATGCCTTCCTCAACTACAGGCCAAGCTTCTTCAACCAGCGGACCCTTGTGGCGAG GTTTCAGATGAATTCTACGTCCTGGCGCCACGTGCAGCTGGTGAAGAAGCCCGCCTACGCCGTGATgggcctcctctccctcctcgggGACAGGACAACCGACCGCACACTCCAGGGATTTGACGACAG GCTGTCGGTCATCGCCTCCTGCCGCCACTGTCGCTCCAAGGTCCCCACGTCGCTTCCAGGTCAAAAAAGCCACGATCACTCGGGCGCTGAGCAGCAAACTGGAGGCGACGTTGCGGAACCCGACCACGACCTGCATGTTTATCCCAGTGACAACTCTCCGGAAACGGAAGCTAGGtctggaagggaagagagggatgaagaaacgaaggaaggagtagcggaggaggagaaagaaggagaagaggaggagggaatagagGAAGCTAAGACaaacattccttcttccttacttaaCCACAAGCACCACGATCCCACACTCAATCTCCTACTCCCCAACAGCCGCAGAAACACACGTCGCGGCCACACGCATGCCGACAGGAAACGAGGATCCACAGTCGATGCCAAGTCCGTAGGGGAGGCATCCGTTGCTGCCACAGGGCCTGTTTTTGGTCGTGGCCGCCCCCGCCTCCACTCCCAAGCCTCCCACACACAGCGTCTCCCCAGCACAGGCATTGGGGAGGATGCTACGGCGGTGTGGAGCTTTGAGACGAATGAAGGTGTCGCTGCCTCTCCACGGCCTGAGGAAGGTgggaacgaaggaggaagaagagaaatggttGCAGGTgtggaaaatgaggaaataaaagaggacactgcagagagagaagaaaatgatggaggaatCGAGGAGTGGGATGGAAAAAATGCTCAGGAGAACGAAAATGGTGAGGAAAGACGAGAATACAACGAAAATACGGAAGACAGTGACGAAATAAAAGAGGTAAACGGAGAAAAATTGGAGCAAGACGAGggaaaagacgagaaggaagaaaaggaagaggcagagaagaaggagcaggaagagaagaaaggcgaGCCCCCCGGCGCCGCGTGGGAAGCAGCAGTGCTGGTGTCTCTCTCGGATGGCCCCACCAGGTCACCGCCGGGCGCCTGCAGGAAGGTGGCGGTAGAGGTGAACATTCCCAGCTTCCTATTGGGAG GAGTGATGCATGCCGCCGTGTACCGCCTCAGGGGTAGCTGGCCGGGACCCTACGAGGCGTGGCAGCAGCTGGGGCGACCTGAGGAGCCGAGCCGCCTCCAGCTGGCCTTCATGAGGACATATGAG AACCCCCGCCGCCAGGGTCCCATCCAGGTGGCTACGCGTTCCCGTGTGGTGGTGCCCGTGAGGCTGTGCGCGCCTGATGTGTGGCTCCTGCATCTCTGCCAGCCCTCCACCGCCGTTCCGGGACAG GTTGTGGGTGTGGCGGTGACGGGCGTGACTCCTTGGGACGCTCTGGTGACATGGGCTGATCTCCGGATCTCCACCAg GTGTGTGTTGAGGTACGAGGTGGAGCacagcggggcggggcgcggggGTCCCTACATTAGAGTGAGTCGCCTCAACATTACTGACAACAACTTCTGGCACGCGCTTCCCCAAG CAGGTCAGAGGACGGTACGTGGATGGTACAGGGTACGTGTGATCACCTACTGGGGCTCCACAGGGCCGTACTCTTTCCCTGTGTACCACCGCCCTTCCTCCACGCCCCCTGCCGCCCACCCCAGTCCTTCGCAGAACAGAGGCAGCGaggtgcagagggaggaggaccgTGGGAAGGAGGCGTCACTCATGGATAACTCTTGA
- the LOC135107702 gene encoding alpha-L-iduronidase-like isoform X2, with product MMRLLLLLVALFIITGEVRARREGREAGADVEEYASYVRASSPILITAEPHSHQHHRHQHHHYLHNATATHQQGASQAGHETALLHFNGRSARRRARARWKQRQHRGGRRAAGVRVVVEGAAEAGPLPHFWRSTGLSPPLPHSSPQPFLLSPDELLNLAMVGSLPHQAISQARIHWLFGLVNATLSSGAPQYNFTQLDTLMTHLHQYRLSPGFELMGNPGGIFTDLENATQVSWWRLLVGQTAARYVELFGLDWVSTWRWETWNEPDHHDFDNLSFTVQGFLNYFEACRAGLLDVSPRLRLGGPGGSCRDPSFSRMCWALLDHCDRRAPARCLDYISVHKKGQEDADSILTQELLTSAMIRSTFTNLRHVPLVNDEGDFLKGWWRGAEWRADSRYAALVVRAVAIHLPALAVLRYELLSFDNAFLNYRPSFFNQRTLVARFQMNSTSWRHVQLVKKPAYAVMGLLSLLGDRTTDRTLQGFDDRLSVIASCRHCRSKVPTSLPGQKSHDHSGAEQQTGGDVAEPDHDLHVYPSDNSPETEARSGREERDEETKEGVAEEEKEGEEEEGIEEAKTNIPSSLLNHKHHDPTLNLLLPNSRRNTRRGHTHADRKRGSTVDAKSVGEASVAATGPVFGRGRPRLHSQASHTQRLPSTGIGEDATAVWSFETNEGVAASPRPEEGGNEGGRREMVAGVENEEIKEDTAEREENDGGIEEWDGKNAQENENGEERREYNENTEDSDEIKEVNGEKLEQDEGKDEKEEKEEAEKKEQEEKKGEPPGAAWEAAVLVSLSDGPTRSPPGACRKVAVEVNIPSFLLGGVMHAAVYRLRGSWPGPYEAWQQLGRPEEPSRLQLAFMRTYENPRRQGPIQVATRSRVVVPVRLCAPDVWLLHLCQPSTAVPGQVVGVAVTGVTPWDALVTWADLRISTRCVLRYEVEHSGAGRGGPYIRVSRLNITDNNFWHALPQGQRTVRGWYRVRVITYWGSTGPYSFPVYHRPSSTPPAAHPSPSQNRGSEVQREEDRGKEASLMDNS from the exons ATGATGaggctgctgttactgctagtGGCGCTTTTCATCATCACCGGGGAGGTGCGTgcgagaagagaaggacgagaagcTGGTGCTGATGTAGAGGAATATGCAAGTTATGTCAGAGCATCATCACCAATACTCATAACAGCCGAGCCTCACTCCCACCAgcatcaccgccaccagcaccaccactacctgcaCAACGCTACAG CGACTCACCAGCAAGGGGCCTCACAAGCTGGTCATGAAACGGCGCTGCTTCACTTTAACGGAAGGAGCGCAAGGCGAAGAGCACGAGCCAGGTGGAAGCAGAGGCAGCATCGTGGAGGCAGGCGTGCGGCGGgcgtgagggtggtggtggagggcgcgGCGGAGGCGGGACCGCTGCCACACTTCTGGCGCAGCACCGGCCTCAG ccctcCTCTGCCACACTCCTCGCCTCAGCCTTTCCTGCTCAGCCCAGACGAGCTCCTCAACCTGGCTATGGTGGGCTCCCTCCCGCACCAGGCCATCTCCCAGGCCCGCATCCACTGGCTGTTCGGCCTCGTCAACGCTAC CCTGAGCAGCGGAGCCCCACAGTACAACTTCACCCAGCTTGACACTCTCATGACGCACCTCCACCAATACCGCCTCAGCCCTGGCTTCGAACTCATGGGAAACCCGGGCGGCATCTTTACTGACCTCGAGAACGCCACACAGGTCAGCTGGTGGCGCCTCCTGGTGGGGCAGACGGCGGCTAGATACGTGG AACTCTTCGGGCTGGACTGGGTATCCACGTGGCGCTGGGAGACGTGGAATGAACCTGATCACCACGATTTCGATAACCTCTCCTTCACAGTGCAGG GCTTTCTCAATTACTTCGAGGCGTGTCGGGCTGGACTGCTTGACGTCTCGCCGCGGCTTAGGCTGGGAGGGCCCGGGGGTTCCTGTCGCGACCCGTCCTTCTCCCGCATGTGCTGGGCGCTGCTGGACCACTGTGATCGCCGCGCCCCCGCCCGCTGCCTCGACTATATCTCCGTCCACaagaagg GGCAGGAGGACGCGGACAGCATACTGACGCAGGAGCTTCTTACCTCGGCCATGATTCGCAGCACCTTCACAAACCTTCGTCACGTTCCTTTGGTTAACGA CGAGGGGGACTTCCTGAAGGGGTGGTGGCGAGGTGCTGAGTGGCGCGCGGACAGCCGATACGCCGCCCTGGTAGTTCGAGCTGTCGCCATTCACCTCCCTGCCCTCGCTGTCCTGCGCTACGAACTGCTTAGCTTTGATAATGCCTTCCTCAACTACAGGCCAAGCTTCTTCAACCAGCGGACCCTTGTGGCGAG GTTTCAGATGAATTCTACGTCCTGGCGCCACGTGCAGCTGGTGAAGAAGCCCGCCTACGCCGTGATgggcctcctctccctcctcgggGACAGGACAACCGACCGCACACTCCAGGGATTTGACGACAG GCTGTCGGTCATCGCCTCCTGCCGCCACTGTCGCTCCAAGGTCCCCACGTCGCTTCCAGGTCAAAAAAGCCACGATCACTCGGGCGCTGAGCAGCAAACTGGAGGCGACGTTGCGGAACCCGACCACGACCTGCATGTTTATCCCAGTGACAACTCTCCGGAAACGGAAGCTAGGtctggaagggaagagagggatgaagaaacgaaggaaggagtagcggaggaggagaaagaaggagaagaggaggagggaatagagGAAGCTAAGACaaacattccttcttccttacttaaCCACAAGCACCACGATCCCACACTCAATCTCCTACTCCCCAACAGCCGCAGAAACACACGTCGCGGCCACACGCATGCCGACAGGAAACGAGGATCCACAGTCGATGCCAAGTCCGTAGGGGAGGCATCCGTTGCTGCCACAGGGCCTGTTTTTGGTCGTGGCCGCCCCCGCCTCCACTCCCAAGCCTCCCACACACAGCGTCTCCCCAGCACAGGCATTGGGGAGGATGCTACGGCGGTGTGGAGCTTTGAGACGAATGAAGGTGTCGCTGCCTCTCCACGGCCTGAGGAAGGTgggaacgaaggaggaagaagagaaatggttGCAGGTgtggaaaatgaggaaataaaagaggacactgcagagagagaagaaaatgatggaggaatCGAGGAGTGGGATGGAAAAAATGCTCAGGAGAACGAAAATGGTGAGGAAAGACGAGAATACAACGAAAATACGGAAGACAGTGACGAAATAAAAGAGGTAAACGGAGAAAAATTGGAGCAAGACGAGggaaaagacgagaaggaagaaaaggaagaggcagagaagaaggagcaggaagagaagaaaggcgaGCCCCCCGGCGCCGCGTGGGAAGCAGCAGTGCTGGTGTCTCTCTCGGATGGCCCCACCAGGTCACCGCCGGGCGCCTGCAGGAAGGTGGCGGTAGAGGTGAACATTCCCAGCTTCCTATTGGGAG GAGTGATGCATGCCGCCGTGTACCGCCTCAGGGGTAGCTGGCCGGGACCCTACGAGGCGTGGCAGCAGCTGGGGCGACCTGAGGAGCCGAGCCGCCTCCAGCTGGCCTTCATGAGGACATATGAG AACCCCCGCCGCCAGGGTCCCATCCAGGTGGCTACGCGTTCCCGTGTGGTGGTGCCCGTGAGGCTGTGCGCGCCTGATGTGTGGCTCCTGCATCTCTGCCAGCCCTCCACCGCCGTTCCGGGACAG GTTGTGGGTGTGGCGGTGACGGGCGTGACTCCTTGGGACGCTCTGGTGACATGGGCTGATCTCCGGATCTCCACCAg GTGTGTGTTGAGGTACGAGGTGGAGCacagcggggcggggcgcggggGTCCCTACATTAGAGTGAGTCGCCTCAACATTACTGACAACAACTTCTGGCACGCGCTTCCCCAAG GTCAGAGGACGGTACGTGGATGGTACAGGGTACGTGTGATCACCTACTGGGGCTCCACAGGGCCGTACTCTTTCCCTGTGTACCACCGCCCTTCCTCCACGCCCCCTGCCGCCCACCCCAGTCCTTCGCAGAACAGAGGCAGCGaggtgcagagggaggaggaccgTGGGAAGGAGGCGTCACTCATGGATAACTCTTGA